From a single Drosophila sulfurigaster albostrigata strain 15112-1811.04 chromosome 3, ASM2355843v2, whole genome shotgun sequence genomic region:
- the LOC133842992 gene encoding gram-negative bacteria-binding protein 1: MSAALGLRKHQVHLLPLLLILINSIIGTYCYKVPPVTVEPLARGFRVSIPDESGVKSVAFNVNRNRNFTGFEQGDYSGQVHEPHNGRWQYDFVKGTLAAYDTLFLWTNVQHGTAMYRDQGKPLDACELPGNYLPRGCARVVSEIDHMTREQSSSVGSQSEPCDEGSETVLSPQSGRALCKGQLIFEENFDQLNESLWQHEVRAPLDSIDAEFVLYDGKAQVREGQLIIEPTLWSNYRPDLPITHAQLDLSERCTGTHNRQKECVLVTSGPIILPPVVAPRVTTKESFQFKYGRIEIRAQLPRGDWLIPLLLLEPYMESYGQTGYESGQLRVAMARGNDQLRLPHGKLIDGRTLFAGPVLSVEATQREDFMVQLRRSVHFGNDFHVYGLEWSSKSLRFTVDGIEFGELTNFVDSGLNPSWRRSSSPLAPFDRMFYISLGLSVGGFGDFVDRLRTATYEKPWLNKHPQAKLNFWQSQDKWFPSWKQPKLLVDYVRVYAI, encoded by the exons ATGAGTGCCGCTTTAGGATTACGGAAGCATCAAGTGCATCTTCTTCCGCTACTATTGATACTGATTAATAGTATTATCGGTACTTATTGCTATAAGGTGCCTCCTGTTACAGTGGAGCCATTGGCCAGAGGCTTTCGTGTTTCCATACCGG ATGAGAGTGGAGTCAAGAGTGTGGCATTCAATGtaaatcgcaatcgcaatttCACGGGATTCGAACAAGGTGACTATAGCGGTCAAGTTCATGAGCCGCACAATGGACGCTGGCAATATGATTTCGTGAAGGGAACGCTGGCTGCGTATGACACGCTTTTTTTGTGGACAAATGTACAGCACGGCACTGCCATGTATCGGGATCAGGGTAAGCCGTTGGATGCTTGCGAATTGCCTGGCAATTATTTGCCACGGGGTTGCGCGAGAGTCGTCTCTGAAATCGATCATATGACGAGGGAGCAATCAAGCAGCGTAGGCTCACAATCGGAGCCGTGTGACGAGGGGAGCGAGACAGTGTTGTCACCACAATCAGGCAGAGCGCTTTGCAAGGGTCAATTGATATTCGAGGAGAACTTCGACCAACTAAACGAAAGTCTCTGGCAACACGAGGTGCGTGCTCCATTGGATAGCATTGATGCCGAGTTTGTATTGTACGATGGCAAGGCCCAAGTGCGTGAGGGACAGTTGATCATTGAGCCAACGCTTTGGTCCAATTACCGACCAGATTTGCCCATAACCCATGCTCAACTTGATTTGTCCGAGCGCTGCACGGGCACTCACAATCGACAAAAAGAGTGTGTACTGGTCACGAGTGGGCCAATCATTTTGCCACCGGTTGTGGCTCCACGTGTTACCACCAAAGAgtcatttcaattcaaatatggACGCATAGAGATTCGGGCTCAGCTTCCAAGGGGAGATTGGCTTAtaccactgctgctgctggagccATATATGGAATCGTATGGCCAAACTGGCTATGAATCGG GTCAATTGCGCGTCGCCATGGCGCGAGGCAATGATCAGTTGCGTTTGCCCCATGGAAAACTAATCGATGGGCGCACTCTGTTTGCGGGTCCTGTATTGTCCGTCGAGGCAACGCAGCGTGAGGATTTTATGGTGCAATTGCGACGTAGTGTTCATTTTGGCAATGACTTTCATGTGTATGGCCTCGAATGGAGCAGCAAGAGTTTACGATTTACCGTTGACGGCATCGAGTTTGGTGAGCTCACTAATTTCGTTGATTCCGGTTTAAATCCCAGCTGGCGACGTAGCTCTTCACCATTGGCTCCATTCGATCGCATG TTTTACATTTCGCTAGGCTTATCGGTTGGCGGATTTGGCGATTTTGTTGATAGACTGAGAACTGCCACCTATGAGAAACCCTGGCTCAACAAGCATCCCCAGGCGAAACTGAATTTCTGGCAGAGCCAGGACAAATGGTTTCCATCATGGAAGCAACCAAAGTTGCTGGTCGACTATGTTCGTGTGTATGCGATTTAG
- the LOC133842995 gene encoding gram-negative bacteria-binding protein 2-like isoform X2: MYWKMWLGSLSVGLMALSICPQCAAYIIPNVDLVLLNELGFEVSIPDEPGMQRVFYMLQVDDICPALMDYITEVSNGSWVTRQKTVLHNNDKLQISVLVQYNDVIYEKSETRVILNDRLLSTRHSISRSIDQLIGQEQCQAIVAADQSSCKPSQSIVANQQSICQGELLFEDNFDGSQLNVSVWTHDVRQRMYHADEELVAFDNATRNSYVKDGRLYIVPTVATDVTTGAFRLGDRCTAVDTPDVECNIAQGSFYKIKPPVYSAQLHTRHSFSFKYGKVVVRAKLPKGDWLFPYIMLQPVSTHAETHYASQLRK; the protein is encoded by the exons ATGTACTGGAAAATGTGGCTTGGCTCCTTAAGTGTAGGCCTGATGGCTCTTTCGATTTGTCCACAATGTGCTGCATACATAATACCAAACGTGGATCTGGTACTATTAAATGAACTGGGCTTCGAAGTCTCCATACCAG ACGAACCGGGCATGCAACGTGTCTTCTACATGCTGCAAGTGGACGACATTTGTCCGGCATTGATGGACTACATCACCGAAGTCAGCAATGGCAGTTGGGTGACAAGACAGAAGACCGTACTGCACAACAACGATAAGCTGCAGATATCGGTCCTGGTGCAATACAACGACGTCATCTACGAGAAGAGCGAGACGCGCGTCATACTCAATGACCGCTTGCTGTCCACTCGACACAGCATCTCGCGCAGCATAGATCAGCTTATTGGACAAGAGCAGTGCCAAGCGATTGTCGCCGCGGATCAATCGTCGTGCAAGCCATCACAGAGCATTGTTGCCAATCAACAAAGCATCTGCCAGGGTGAACTGTTGTTCGAGGATAACTTTGATGGGAGCCAGTTGAATGTCAGTGTTTGGACACACGATGTGCGACAGCGGATGTATCATGCCGATGAGGAGCTGGTAGCGTTTGATAATGCTACACGGAACTCGTACGTAAAGGATGGACGTCTCTACATTGTGCCCACAGTCGCAACTGACGTCACAACGGGCGCCTTTCGTTTGGGCGATCGTTGTACGGCTGTGGACACTCCGGATGTGGAGTGCAATATTGCGCAGGGCAGCTTTTATAAGATTAAACCACCAGTTTATTCGGCACAGTTACATACGCGCCATTcctttagttttaaatatggTAAAGTTGTAGTGCGTGCCAAGCTTCCAAAAGGGGATTGGCTATTTCCAT ATATTATGCTGCAGCCAGTTTCTACGCATGCGGAAACGCATTATGCCAGTCAATTGCGTAAGTAG
- the LOC133842998 gene encoding SAGA-associated factor 11 homolog gives MANSNQMQPLGTTTTSAATAAQVPITAAAITSNFQELIKEPKGLDEAANYLYQTLVDDAVAGIFIETHHLRKTNNLTALDGVGEENAESTYRICEMPNLDIFGISTAKKPMDCTCPNCDRLVAAARFAPHLEKCMGMGRNSSRIASRRLATKEGTSASSSSSSTYLQSGNAGGTDDEDDVDWSSDKRKKKSTQNSRNNGSKKNNGKTF, from the coding sequence ATGGcgaattcaaatcaaatgcaaccattgggaacaacaacaacatcagcagcgacagcagctcaAGTGCCGATAACAGCCGCAGCGATTACAAGCAATTTCCAGGAGCTAATCAAGGAACCCAAAGGACTTGACGAGGCAGCCAATTATTTGTATCAAACACTTGTGGACGATGCGGTGGCCGGCATATTCATCGAGACACATCATTTgcgcaaaacaaacaatttgacgGCGCTTGATGGTGTCGGCGAGGAGAATGCGGAATCAACGTATAGAATCTGCGAGATGCCAAATTTGGATATCTTTGGCATATCGACGGCAAAGAAACCAATGGACTGCACCTGCCCCAATTGTGATAGATTAGTGGCTGCGGCCAGATTTGCACCGCATCTGGAGAAATGTATGGGCATGGGACGCAACTCATCGCGCATTGCCAGCCGACGATTGGCCACCAAAGAGGGCACCAGCGCCAGTTCCAGCTCATCATCAACGTATTTACAATCGGGGAATGCAGGTGGCACGGATGACGAGGACGATGTGGACTGGTCATCCGATAAGCGTAAGAAGAAATCCACACAAAACTCTCGCAACAATGGttcgaaaaaaaacaatggaaaaacattctaa
- the LOC133842994 gene encoding gram-negative bacteria-binding protein 2-like: MYIRRIKMNYTALCLAVLYLGCLVAAFDVEKAEISVGIVETVVTITLPENPDVKSAFFSTGLTDECAAGYIFLQSINENKTMGYKHDLKQKLNSNDLLRISAVFETQDQVMSHTFNFQIDSNGQGVKQNTSVASNPFCSSIKPIVWKYPRGCIPSEWHFDNPKQCSNKIIFEEKFNDDKLRNWNISSYSNQLTVYSEYTAYVPENVFVKERQLHLKATTLPMGKSFHLKKCTANKNNNATCGPRRFGFGTITPPFYTAQIQSINQKLKYGRYEICAKVAKGEFLFSYIMLHPIERHISDDPAKHIRLMYVRGSSQLWSNDLSDMAGSTVFGGAMFMPFSGELHEVKEGMSLKTTGAHYGDEFHNYTMIWHKDRIIFKVDGTTYGKINDKKVLRQLDDPAYYYLVLGLTAGGLHNFPDHEIKHGSIPKFNPPGAEKSAVDYVQDNPWTQPKLIIDSIRVFTTHADEE; this comes from the exons ATGTACATAAgaagaataaaaatgaattacacTGCGTTATGTTTAGCTGTGTTGTATCTTGGCTGCCTAGTGGCTGCCTTTGACGTGGAAAAGGCGGAAATTAGTGTTGGAATTGTGGAAACCGTCGTTACAATTACACTCCCGg AAAATCCTGATGTGAAGTCCGCGTTCTTTTCTACCGGATTAACGGATGAATGCGCCGCAGGATACATCTTTCTCCAAAgcattaatgaaaacaaaaccatGGGCTATAAGCATGATCTGAAGCAAAAACTAAATAGCAATGATTTATTGCGAATTTCTGCTGTGTTTGAAACACAAGATCAAGTAATGTCGCATACCTTTAACTTTCAAATTGATTCCAATGGCCAGGGTGTAAAACAGAATACGTCAGTAGCATCAAACCCTTTTTGTAGTAGCATCAAACCTATTGTGTGGAAGTATCCTCGTGGATGCATACCGAGCGAATGGCATTTCGATAATCCTAAGCAATGCagtaacaaaataatatttgaggAAAAGTTTAATGACGATAAACTACGGAATTGGAATATTTCGTCTTATTCAAACCAGTTAACTGTATATTCCGAATATACAGCGTACGTCCCAGAAAACGTATTCGTTAAGGAAAGACAATTACATTTAAAGGCCACCACCTTACCAATGGgcaaatcatttcatttaaaaaagtgtactgcaaataaaaacaacaatgcaacGTGCGGACCTCGGAGATTTGGTTTTGGTACTATAACGCCTCCTTTTTACACCGCTCAAATTCAAAGTatcaatcaaaaattaaagtatGGACGATACGAGATTTGCGCCAAGGTAGCAAAAggagaatttttattttcat ATATTATGTTGCATCCAATCGAGAGACATATTTCGGATGACCCGGCAAAACATATTCGACTCATGTATGTCCGAGGTAGTTCACAGTTGTGGAGCAACGATCTAAGTGACATGGCAGGCAGTACAGTTTTTGGTGGCGCCATGTTTATGCCTTTTAGTGGCGAGCTCCATGAGGTAAAAGAGGGTATGTCATTAAAAACCACTGGTGCACATTACGGGGATGAGTTTCACAATTATACAATGATTTGGCACAAGGACCGCATCATATTTAAAGTCGATGGCACTACATATGGCAAAATAAACGATAAGAAAGTTCTAAGGCAATTGGATGATCCGGCT TACTATTACCTCGTCTTAGGATTAACTGCAGGGGGACTTCATAATTTCCCAGACCATGAAATTAAACATGGTAGTATACCTAAGTTTAATCCTCCAGGAGCGGAGAAATCGGCTGTGGACTATGTTCAAGATAACCCATGGACACAACCCAAATTAATTATCGATTCTATACGTGTCTTTACCACACATGCAGATGaagaataa
- the LOC133842995 gene encoding gram-negative bacteria-binding protein 2-like isoform X1 gives MYWKMWLGSLSVGLMALSICPQCAAYIIPNVDLVLLNELGFEVSIPDEPGMQRVFYMLQVDDICPALMDYITEVSNGSWVTRQKTVLHNNDKLQISVLVQYNDVIYEKSETRVILNDRLLSTRHSISRSIDQLIGQEQCQAIVAADQSSCKPSQSIVANQQSICQGELLFEDNFDGSQLNVSVWTHDVRQRMYHADEELVAFDNATRNSYVKDGRLYIVPTVATDVTTGAFRLGDRCTAVDTPDVECNIAQGSFYKIKPPVYSAQLHTRHSFSFKYGKVVVRAKLPKGDWLFPYIMLQPVSTHAETHYASQLRIAQARGNAHLRSNKQEDISGNRLYGGMIVWQHGTALEFLSNHLSKTHYGDEFHNYTMIWQRDKLTLMVDDEIYGELYDGLPFFNERSFIIFGVTVGGFLNFDDSLLPKDVKPYKNREPRAALSFWQRRDAWASTWSKLSAMIIDYVRVFAE, from the exons ATGTACTGGAAAATGTGGCTTGGCTCCTTAAGTGTAGGCCTGATGGCTCTTTCGATTTGTCCACAATGTGCTGCATACATAATACCAAACGTGGATCTGGTACTATTAAATGAACTGGGCTTCGAAGTCTCCATACCAG ACGAACCGGGCATGCAACGTGTCTTCTACATGCTGCAAGTGGACGACATTTGTCCGGCATTGATGGACTACATCACCGAAGTCAGCAATGGCAGTTGGGTGACAAGACAGAAGACCGTACTGCACAACAACGATAAGCTGCAGATATCGGTCCTGGTGCAATACAACGACGTCATCTACGAGAAGAGCGAGACGCGCGTCATACTCAATGACCGCTTGCTGTCCACTCGACACAGCATCTCGCGCAGCATAGATCAGCTTATTGGACAAGAGCAGTGCCAAGCGATTGTCGCCGCGGATCAATCGTCGTGCAAGCCATCACAGAGCATTGTTGCCAATCAACAAAGCATCTGCCAGGGTGAACTGTTGTTCGAGGATAACTTTGATGGGAGCCAGTTGAATGTCAGTGTTTGGACACACGATGTGCGACAGCGGATGTATCATGCCGATGAGGAGCTGGTAGCGTTTGATAATGCTACACGGAACTCGTACGTAAAGGATGGACGTCTCTACATTGTGCCCACAGTCGCAACTGACGTCACAACGGGCGCCTTTCGTTTGGGCGATCGTTGTACGGCTGTGGACACTCCGGATGTGGAGTGCAATATTGCGCAGGGCAGCTTTTATAAGATTAAACCACCAGTTTATTCGGCACAGTTACATACGCGCCATTcctttagttttaaatatggTAAAGTTGTAGTGCGTGCCAAGCTTCCAAAAGGGGATTGGCTATTTCCAT ATATTATGCTGCAGCCAGTTTCTACGCATGCGGAAACGCATTATGCCAGTCAATTGC GCATTGCACAGGCTCGTGGTAATGCTCACTTGCGCAGCAATAAACAGGAAGATATCTCGGGCAATCGTTTATATGGCGGTATGATTGTTTGGCAGCATGGAACTGCGCTTGAATTCCTGTCGAATCATTTGAGTAAAACGCATTATGGTGATGAATTTCACAACTATACAATGATCTGGCAACGTGATAAGCTGACACTTATGGTCGACGACGAAATCTATGGAGAACTTTATGATGGATTGCCCTTTTTTAACGAGagaagttttattatttttggcgTTACCGTTGGGGGCTTTCTTAACTTTGATGACAGCTTACTTCCTAAAGATGTTAAACCCTACAAAAATCGAGAGCCGCGTGCTGCGCTTTCATTTTGGCAACGTCGTGACGCCTGGGCGTCTACTTGGAGTAAACTCAGCGCAATGATAATCGATTATGTGCGCGTTTTTGCGGAGTAG
- the LOC133842999 gene encoding charged multivesicular body protein 1b, whose product MSTSSMEKHLFNLKFAVKELERNSKKCEKEEKLEKAKAKKAIQKGNMDVARIHAENAIRQKNQAVNYLRMSARVDAVASRVQSALTTRKVTGSMAGVVKAMDAAMKGMNLEKISSLMEKFESQFEDLDVQSSVMEGTMSDTVTTSVPQGDVDNLLQQVADEAGLELNMELPSGVQSTTIGASTQVSQEQDELTQRLARLRQAE is encoded by the exons ATGTCTACATCTTCAATGGAGA AGCATCTATTCAACCTAAAGTTTGCTGTAAAGGAACTGGAGCGCAACTCgaaaaaatgcgaaaaagaagagaagctGGAGAAGGCCAAGGCCAAGAAGGCCATACAAAAGGGCAACATGGATGTGGCACGCATTCATGCCGAGAATGCCATACGTCAAAAGAATCAGGCTGTCAATTACCTACGGATGAGTGCTCGTGTTGATGCCGTCGCAAGTCGTGTGCAGTCTGCGCTAACCACACGCAAGGTGACGGGCTCCATGGCTGGTGTGGTTAAGGCTATGGATGCAGCCATGAAGGGCATGAATCTAGAGAAAATCTCATCGCTCATGGAGAAATTCGAATCGCAGTTCGAGGACCTGGATGTGCAGAGCTCGGTAATGGAAGGTACCATGTCAGACACAGTGACCACATCCGTGCCGCAAGGCGATGTCGACAATCTCTTGCAGCAGGTCGCCGACGAGGCTGGTCTAGAACTGAACATGGAGCTGCCCAGTGGTGTGCAGAGCACGACCATTGGTGCTTCCACACAAGTGTCGCAGGAGCAGGACGAGTTGACACAGCGTCTGGCACGTCTGCGTCAGGCCGAATAG
- the LOC133842996 gene encoding gram-negative bacteria-binding protein 2-like: MGKRYLLIFMIYLLQSIGAFEIVKERVEVTKKGSEITVKIPNDSDLKSVFLAVEFSDHCTVDFKYMVNNNNNTEFLSFTQNVINEPKENDVIRLLGVFETKDQVIQKTLDYKIGVDGNGKLQRTVPENEFNLSETYVNYTCTYRRGELIFQEYFNENMSQWQNEVRTLWYSAVPFQESVVYTNDRETCELKNGTLLLKAKWNGTTLQKLHLLDCTSMKQNNKKDECGPFTRIISPIPSIFSAKVYSYPFKFKYGRVEIRARFALGNWLLPYIMLQDRENMNIDLGSHIRMYARGNPNLQDNNNNQIGAETLFGSAFLMHPSGEIIELMHSFRNKDATPLAYEFHDYTIIWRRDKLIFKIDGITFGSIKNETILNVLSERERAIAFGLTAGGGLNFPDDYILPDQKDFKNDHPNVATQFVEAIMTNETQNTWTKPYMEIDYVKVYSLDTNEQ, translated from the exons ATGGGAAAGcgatatttgttaatttttatgatttatttgcttCAATCGATTGGAGCTTTTGAAATCGTCAAAGAACGTGTGGAGGTTACAAAAAAAGGCAGCGAGATAACGGTTAAAATTCCTA ATGACAGTGATCTGAAATCCGTATTCTTAGCTGTTGAGTTCAGCGATCACTGTACCGTTGACTTCAAATATAtggttaataataataataacactgAATTCTTAAGCTTTACTCAAAATGTAATCAATGAGCCGAAAGAAAACGATGTGATTCGACTATTAGGTGTGTTCGAAACCAAAGATCAAGTAATTCAAAAAACTCTAGATTATAAGATTGGTGTCGATGGCAATGGTAAACTGCAACGTACTGTCCCGGAGAACGAATTTAATTTATCGGAAACATATGTAAATTATACATGTACATACCGTAGAGGAGAGCTCATATTTCAAGAATACTTCAATGAGAATATGTCTCAATGGCAAAATGAGGTGCGGACTCTATGGTATTCGGCGGTTCCCTTCCAAGAGTCAGTAGTCTATACGAATGACAGGGAAACATGTGAGCTTAAAAATGGGACTTTATTATTGAAAGCTAAGTGGAATGGCACAACTCTTCAAAAGTTACACTTGTTGGACTGCACGAGCatgaaacaaaacaacaaaaaagacgAATGCGGACCATTTACCCGGATCATTTCACCAATACCAAGTATATTTTCGGCAAAGGTTTACAGCTATccgtttaaatttaaatatggaCGCGTTGAAATCCGTGCTCGATTTGCACTTGGTAACTGGTTACTACCAT ATATAATGCTTCAGGACCGTGAAAATATGAACATTGACCTCGGTTCTCATATCCGTATGTATGCTCGGGGGAATCCCAATCTGCaggataataataacaatcaaaTTGGCGCGGAAACACTCTTTGGCAGCGCCTTCCTAATGCATCCATCGGGCGAAATAATCGAGCTCATGCACTCTTTCCGTAATAAGGATGCAACTCCTTTGGCTTATGAGTTTCACGACTATACAATTATTTGGCGTAGggacaaattaatatttaaaattgatggCATCACTTTCGGATCCATAAAAAATGAGACAATTTTGAATGTGCTCAGCGAAAGAGAG AGAGCAATTGCATTCGGACTGACTGCAGGTGGCGGTTTAAATTTTCCAGATGATTACATTCTGCCGGATCAGAAAGATTTTAAGAATGATCATCCCAATGTGGCCACTCAATTTGTAGAGGCGATCATGACGAATGAAACTCAAAATACCTGGACAAAACCATATATGGAAATTGACTACGTGAAGGTTTATAGCCTTGATACAAATGAGCAGTAA
- the LOC133843000 gene encoding uncharacterized protein LOC133843000, which yields MTLLKKTQQYKLLVEKMYNRCQQIQAENERSVMRVNGIKKILRRRTYDVELLKRRLDKHGDNWRSVPMVPPQPKGKPEQKRRGPKPKNKQTNADGTHEGEAQQMVGRKPRKQRAKKQSTDANATVMPQQQLFT from the exons atGACGCttctaaaaaaaacacaacaatatAAGTTGCTGGTAGAGAAAATGTACAATAGATGCCAACAAATACAGGCGGAAAATGAAAGAAGTGTGATGAG AGTAAATGGCATAAAGAAAATACTGCGACGAAGAACATACGATGTGGAGTTGTTAAAGAGACGGCTAGACAAGCATGGTGACAATTGGCGGTCAGTGCCAATGGTGCCCCCTCAACCTAAAGGCAAACCCGAACAAAAACGCCGCGGACCAAAGCcaaagaacaaacaaacaaatgcagATGGAACTCACGAAGGTGAAGCACAGCAAATGGTGGGGCGTAAGCCCAGAAAACAACGCGCAAAGAAGCAATCAACAGATGCGAATGCAACTGTgatgccacaacaacaattgttcaCTTGA
- the LOC133842991 gene encoding probable cytochrome P450 12c1, mitochondrial: MFRRPMKLVQCVAYSTRWRSTAAAVKIDAGDSSYMQQLKADWQTAKSYNDLPGPSRWRMFRGFLKGGEFTNLDMRELMFLLRDQYGDTFLLPGVFGMPDNVVTFNVENFEKTYRTEGQWPERPGADVVVHYRNNRPDGFFKDCIGLFSTGENWGQLRSKANPVLMQHRNAALYLQPMQRVNQQFIQRIRDIRDEQSQEVPGNFLRDINHLTFESIAVVALDRELGLLRHADQAPLAQKLFNNLQKFMQGFYELTIMPSVYKYVPTPKYKRFSNAMDEIFDVCSHYVNEAINRIEQKPANAIGTQSVLEQLLRVDRKFATVMSMDMLMGGVDTTSSALSGIMLNLAKNPEKQAKLREEIVAKLPNPSDEFKFNDMKSLPYLRAIIKESMRIYPVVFGNLRSTGADIVLDGYRIPKGTRVLMNSNLLLDDERYYPRAKEFLPERWLREQSNENEKLLADNPSPFVYLPFGFGPRMCVGKRIVDMEMEITVSNLVRNFNIEYNYPTENAFRITFINSPVIPLKFKFTDIKY, translated from the exons ATGTTCCGTCGACCAATGAAACTAGTGCAATGCGTCGCATATTCTACCAGATGGCgatcaactgcagcagcagtgaaAATCGATGCTGGAGACAGCTCATATATGCAACAATTGAAGGCAGATTGGCAGACCGCCAAATCTTATAATGATCTGCCGGGTCCATCACGCTGGCGAATGTTTCGTGGTTTCCTGAAGGGCGGAGAATTTACGAATTTGGACATGCGAGAATTGATGTTCCTGCTGAGAGACCAATATGGTGATACCTTTTTACTGCCCGGTGTCTTTGGCATGCCCGACAATGTAGTGACCTTCAATGTGGAGAACTTTGAGAAGACCTATCGCACCGAAGGCCAATGGCCCGAGCGTCCAGGCGCGGATGTCGTCGTCCACTATCGAAACAATCGTCCCGATGGCTTCTTTAAAGATTGCATTGGGTTGTTTTCCAC TGGCGAAAACTGGGGACAACTGCGTTCCAAGGCGAATCCCGTGCTGATGCAGCATCGCAATGCAGCATTATACTTGCAGCCCATGCAGCGTGTAAATCAACAGTTCATCCAACGCATACGTGATATTCGCGATGAACAGAGCCAGGAGGTACCTGGTAATTTCCTCAGGGATATCAATCATTTGACTTTCGAGTCCATCGCCGTTGTAGCCTTAGATCGTGAGCTTGGGCTTCTAAGGCATGCTGATCAGGCGCCCTTGGCTCAAAAGCTCTTCAACAATCTGCAGAAATTCATGCAAGGTTTCTACGAGCTTACTATTATGCCATCCGTCTACAAGTATGTGCCGACGCCAAAATACAAGCGTTTCAGCAATGCCATGGATGAAATCTTTGATGTGTGCTCGCACTACGTTAACGAAGCCATTAATCGCATCGAGCAGAAGCCGGCAAATGCCATTGGTACGCAGAGTGTTCTGGAGCAGCTGTTGCGCGTAGATCGGAAGTTTGCCACCGTAATGAGCATGGATATGTTAATGGGAGGTGTGGACACCACAAGCTCGGCGCTGTCTGGCATCATGCTGAATCTGGCCAAGAATCCTGAGAAGCAAGCCAAGCTGCGCGAAGAAATTGTGGCTAAATTGCCGAATCCCTCAGACGAGTTCAAGTTTAATGACATGAAGTCATTGCCATATCTGCGTGCTATCATCAAGGAATCAATGCGCATTTATCCAGTCGTCTTCGGCAATTTACGCTCGACGGGTGCAGACATTGTACTAGATGGTTATCGCATACCAAAGGGAACACGTGTCCTGATGAACTCCAATCTACTGTTGGACGACGAACGGTATTATCCTCGAGCCAAAGAATTCTTGCCGGAACGCTGGCTACGTGAGCAGTCCAACGAGAATGAGAAACTGCTTGCTGACAATCCAAGtccttttgtatatttgccTTTCGGTTTCGGGCCAAGGATGTGTGTGGGCAAACGCATTGTGGATATGGAAATGGAGATTACGGTGTCCAATCTGGttagaaattttaatattgagtACAATTATCCCACCGAGAATGCATTCCGGATTACTTTTATCAATTCACCTGTCATTCcgcttaaattcaaatttaccgatattaaatattaa